The Panicum hallii strain FIL2 chromosome 9, PHallii_v3.1, whole genome shotgun sequence genome has a window encoding:
- the LOC112877113 gene encoding caffeoylshikimate esterase-like: protein MASKPRAFAKVFLPALPPPPLLTAPVFPRRPTTRGAGAAAMSAAATPPVQAPRKWEGLVDEALERDVLGACLDQAPERRRVREAFKDVQLSIDHCLFKGQYSGIGTKESYERNSRGVEIFSKCWFPENHRMKAIVCLCHGYGDTCTFFLDGVARKIASAGYGVFALDYPGFGLSEGLHGYIPSFDTLVDDVAEHFAKVKGNPEHSGLPSFLFGQSMGGAVALKVHFKQPNEWNGAILVAPMCKIADDVVPPWPVRQVLIFMAKLLPKEKLVPQKDLAELAFKEKQKQEQCSFNVIAYKDKPRLRTALEMLNTTQEIERCLEEVSLPMIILHGEADLVTDPAVSKALYEKARSQDKKLCLYKGAYHAVLEGEPDDTIFQALNDLISWLDQHSTKDEGSS, encoded by the exons ATGGCGTCAAAGCCGCGGGCCTTCGCGAAGGTCTTCCTCCCggcgctcccgccgccgcccctcctcacTGCTCCCGTCTTCCCGCG CCGGCCGACGAcacggggcgcgggcgcggcggcgatgtcggcggcggcgacgccgccGGTGCAGGCCCCGAGGAAGTGGGAGGGGCTGGTGGACGAGGCGCTGGAGCGGGATGTGCTTGGGGCGTGCCTGGACCAGGcccccgagcgccgccgcgtccGCGAGGCATTCAAGGACGTGCAGCTCAGCATCGACCATTGCCTCTTCAAG GGACAATATAGTGGCATTGGAACAAAAGAG tCATATGAGCGTAACTCTAGGGGCGTGGAGATTTTCTCGAAATGTTGGTTCCCAGAGAACCATCGCATGAAAGCAATTGTTTGTCTCTGCCATGGTTATGGAGACACCTGTACCTTCTTCCTTGATG GGGTTGCTAGGAAGATTGCTTCAGCTGGATATGGAGTATTTGCACTTGACTATCCTGGCTTTGGCCTTTCGGAAGGACTTCATGGATATATTCCAAGTTTTGATACTCTTGTTGATGACGTAGCTGAACACTTCGCTAAGGTCAAAG GAAATCCTGAACATAGTGGTCTGCCGAGCTTTCTGTTTGGTCAATCTATGGGTGGAGCAGTTGCATTGAAGGTTCACTTCAAGCAACCAAATGAATGGAATGGTGCAATACTAGTTGCACCCATGTGCAAG ATTGCAGATGATGTGGTTCCACCTTGGCCTGTTCGGCAAGTTCTAATTTTTATGGCCAAACTTTTGCCAAAAGAAAAGCTTGTTCCCCAAAAGGATTTAGCTGAGTTGGCATTCAAAGAGAAGCAGAAACAAGAGCAG TGTTCATTCAATGTGATCGCCTACAAGGATAAACCACGGCTCCGGACAGCTTTGGAGATGCTGAATACGACACAAGAAATAGAAAGGTGTCTGGAAGAA GTTTCTCTGCCAATGATAATATTGCACGGCGAGGCTGATTTGGTTACTGACCCGGCCGTGAGTAAAGCTCTGTATGAGAAAGCAAGGAGCCAAGACAAGAAGCTGTGCCTCTACAAAGGTGCATACCACGCTGTCTTGGAAGGTGAGCCAGACGATACAATTTTCCAAGCTCTCAATGATTTAATCTCTTGGCTAGATCAGCATTCCACAAAAGATGAAGGTTCATCGTGA